In Lacibacter sp. H375, one DNA window encodes the following:
- a CDS encoding TrmH family RNA methyltransferase, whose product MLSKNEVKYIQSLGHKKRRDEERLFLMEGSKIVAELLANYPSQIVRLYATETFFNQHTSAKQIQQHHIISEDELARISQLQTPNQALALVNYFPTDEIVLPATEWILALDGIRDPGNMGTIIRLADWFGIRTVICSPDSADIYNPKVVQATMGSIMRVTIVEKELGGFLKDQQLPVVGAVLGGKELSSFGFPKAGILVIGNESNGIREDVMALLTDKLMIPRFGEAESLNAAIATSIFLWELKRAR is encoded by the coding sequence ATGCTCAGTAAAAATGAAGTCAAATATATCCAAAGTTTAGGCCATAAAAAAAGAAGGGATGAAGAACGGCTCTTTTTAATGGAAGGAAGCAAGATAGTGGCAGAGCTTTTAGCGAATTATCCCTCACAGATTGTGCGGTTATACGCCACCGAAACATTCTTCAATCAACATACTTCAGCAAAGCAAATTCAGCAACATCACATTATTTCGGAAGATGAACTGGCCCGTATTTCGCAATTACAGACACCGAACCAAGCGCTGGCGTTGGTGAATTATTTTCCAACTGACGAAATCGTGCTACCCGCAACTGAATGGATACTGGCATTAGACGGCATCCGTGATCCCGGCAACATGGGCACCATTATCCGACTGGCTGATTGGTTTGGAATACGAACCGTTATCTGTTCGCCGGATAGTGCTGATATCTATAATCCGAAAGTAGTGCAGGCAACAATGGGCAGCATTATGCGTGTTACTATTGTTGAAAAGGAGTTGGGTGGTTTTCTTAAAGATCAACAATTGCCGGTTGTTGGCGCAGTACTTGGAGGCAAAGAACTTTCATCATTTGGATTTCCAAAAGCTGGCATATTAGTAATTGGAAATGAATCGAACGGTATACGTGAAGATGTGATGGCTTTGCTTACAGATAAACTCATGATTCCACGCTTTGGTGAAGCAGAATCATTGAATGCTGCTATTGCAACAAGTATTTTCTTGTGGGAGTTGAAGCGGGCAAGGTAG